One Neisseria sicca genomic region harbors:
- a CDS encoding PglL family O-oligosaccharyltransferase codes for MFMRFSDDLKSEWDRRLLPLWCCFLWICAAPFLSFYRVGPLSSFYLEAASLLGALMLVLVTAYKGLLSVRLPKAAVGLLVLAAFWWLQARMMDLIYVGMNDMVMWTFIILALAVWACRGWVAAYGQERIVTVFAWSLLFGTLLQAAIAFIQFKGWYDLGFLRSMIVYSGKEVSGQLGQRNHLGHYLMWGVLAAAYLWSTRKMPGWLGFVLVFLMTAVLGLVNSRTILGYVAGVALILPLWRWRAGRDSARLVRIFFLTVALVAVFQFAMGSILELLGNGQYETAVERAGNSGFEGSMRQIEWRKAWTAFLSAPWFGHGWNSFAQQTFWINAEQQYFPNNILGVLFTHSHNIVLQLLSEVGLVGTVLVALTMLAGLWRMLVRPYHPASLLLLSMVAVSMCHSMLEYPLWYIYFLTPFVLMFALAPARYEDVSDDLAWMRGRNWAGGLATLLIIGGLLHMGWTYTDLVDYSRIPKNESTEMAGRKINGLRHISETSPMLAYYADLSLTRRAEPTDMQVKPWAEKAAIDSLSYRPYSNAYQVALYLYRQGKKEEGAKWMQAMQYYYPYMMSFYAGKLRSHPVFQPLLPKLLADCKDFVNAPKHEKAKSCDVVQ; via the coding sequence ATGTTTATGCGTTTTTCAGACGACCTTAAGAGTGAATGGGACAGACGTTTGTTGCCGTTGTGGTGCTGTTTCTTGTGGATATGCGCCGCGCCGTTTTTGTCCTTCTACCGCGTGGGTCCGTTGTCGAGTTTTTATTTGGAAGCGGCTTCGCTTCTGGGCGCGCTGATGCTGGTGTTGGTGACGGCGTATAAGGGTTTGTTGAGCGTGCGCCTGCCGAAGGCGGCCGTCGGTTTGCTGGTTTTGGCGGCATTTTGGTGGCTGCAGGCGCGGATGATGGATTTGATTTACGTCGGCATGAACGATATGGTGATGTGGACGTTTATCATTCTGGCTTTGGCGGTATGGGCTTGCCGCGGCTGGGTGGCGGCTTACGGGCAGGAACGCATTGTGACGGTGTTCGCGTGGTCGCTGCTGTTTGGTACGTTGCTGCAGGCTGCGATTGCGTTTATACAGTTTAAGGGTTGGTACGATCTTGGTTTCCTGCGCAGCATGATTGTGTATAGCGGAAAAGAGGTCAGCGGTCAGCTTGGGCAGCGCAACCACCTCGGGCATTATTTGATGTGGGGTGTTTTGGCGGCGGCTTATTTGTGGTCAACCCGCAAAATGCCGGGCTGGCTGGGATTTGTGTTGGTCTTCCTGATGACGGCTGTCTTGGGCTTGGTCAACTCACGCACGATTCTGGGCTATGTGGCCGGCGTGGCGTTGATTTTGCCGCTGTGGCGTTGGCGTGCGGGACGGGATTCTGCGAGGCTGGTGCGGATATTTTTCCTGACGGTCGCGTTGGTGGCGGTATTTCAATTTGCGATGGGTTCGATTTTGGAGCTGCTGGGCAACGGTCAATATGAAACGGCGGTCGAACGCGCCGGAAACAGCGGTTTTGAAGGCTCGATGCGTCAGATTGAATGGCGTAAAGCCTGGACTGCCTTTTTGTCCGCACCTTGGTTCGGACACGGCTGGAACAGCTTTGCCCAACAGACTTTCTGGATTAATGCGGAGCAGCAGTATTTCCCGAATAATATCTTAGGCGTGTTGTTTACCCATTCGCACAATATTGTTTTACAACTGCTCTCCGAAGTCGGGCTGGTCGGTACGGTATTGGTTGCCCTGACGATGCTTGCGGGGCTGTGGCGGATGCTGGTGCGTCCTTACCATCCGGCTTCGCTGCTGCTGCTGTCTATGGTTGCCGTCAGTATGTGTCACAGTATGCTGGAGTACCCATTGTGGTATATCTATTTCCTGACGCCGTTTGTGTTGATGTTCGCACTCGCGCCGGCACGTTATGAAGACGTTTCAGACGACCTCGCTTGGATGCGCGGCCGCAATTGGGCGGGCGGGCTTGCTACGCTGCTGATTATCGGCGGGCTGCTGCATATGGGCTGGACGTATACCGATTTGGTCGATTACAGCCGGATTCCGAAAAATGAAAGTACGGAGATGGCGGGGCGGAAGATTAACGGTTTGCGCCATATTTCCGAAACCAGCCCGATGCTGGCTTATTATGCCGACCTCAGCCTGACCCGCCGCGCCGAGCCGACCGATATGCAGGTCAAACCTTGGGCGGAGAAGGCGGCGATCGATTCCTTGTCTTACCGCCCGTATTCCAACGCTTATCAGGTGGCGCTGTATCTCTACCGGCAAGGCAAGAAGGAAGAGGGTGCGAAATGGATGCAGGCGATGCAGTATTATTATCCGTACATGATGTCGTTTTACGCGGGCAAGCTGCGCAGCCATCCCGTGTTCCAACCGCTTTTGCCCAAGCTGCTGGCGGACTGCAAAGATTTCGTCAACGCGCCTAAGCACGAAAAAGCGAAGTCTTGCGATGTCGTGCAATAA
- a CDS encoding multidrug effflux MFS transporter translates to MSQSTPAPLGEKQMAVLMAMLVALMPFSVDAYLPAIPEMAQSLSTDIHRIEQSLVLFMFGVAFGQIAGGAVSDIKGRRPVALVGLSIYFSAVVALTMVQSVDGLLNLRAVQAFGAGMTVVIVGAMVRDYYSGRQAAQMFALIGIILMVVPLIAPMFGSLLQELGGWRFIFGFLAAYSFVLFILVFAFLPRPKQTGKIRMDIFGLVAGRFARVLKTRAAMGYLFFQAFSFASMFAFLTESSFVYQKLYHVTPHQYSWTFALNVLTMASFNRITAWRLKTGAHPQSILKWGIIVQFVANLTMVLLVVSMVLPPMWALVPCVMFSVGTQGLVGANTQACFMAYFKQESASANGVLGAFQSIIGASVGLLATRLHNGSVLVMAGMMLASTVCGIVLLWLCSHQAWKENDKSEYV, encoded by the coding sequence ATGTCCCAATCCACACCCGCCCCGCTGGGCGAAAAGCAAATGGCGGTTTTGATGGCTATGTTGGTTGCCCTGATGCCGTTTTCGGTCGATGCCTACCTGCCCGCCATTCCGGAAATGGCGCAGTCGTTGAGCACGGATATCCACCGCATTGAGCAGAGTTTGGTTTTGTTTATGTTCGGCGTGGCGTTCGGGCAGATTGCCGGCGGCGCGGTTTCGGACATCAAGGGACGCAGACCGGTGGCTTTGGTCGGTTTGAGCATTTATTTTTCAGCCGTTGTCGCGCTGACGATGGTACAGTCGGTGGACGGGCTGTTGAACCTACGCGCCGTACAGGCGTTCGGGGCGGGGATGACGGTGGTCATCGTCGGGGCGATGGTGCGCGATTATTATTCGGGCAGACAGGCGGCGCAGATGTTTGCCTTAATCGGCATTATCCTGATGGTCGTGCCGCTGATTGCACCTATGTTCGGCTCTCTGTTGCAGGAATTGGGCGGCTGGCGTTTTATTTTCGGTTTTTTGGCGGCGTATTCGTTTGTTTTGTTCATCTTGGTGTTTGCTTTCCTGCCGCGTCCGAAGCAGACGGGCAAAATCAGGATGGACATTTTCGGACTGGTGGCGGGCAGGTTCGCCAGAGTGCTGAAGACGCGGGCGGCGATGGGCTATCTGTTTTTTCAGGCATTCAGCTTTGCGTCGATGTTTGCATTTTTGACGGAATCGTCTTTTGTTTACCAAAAGCTGTACCATGTGACGCCGCACCAATATTCTTGGACCTTTGCGCTGAACGTCCTTACGATGGCTTCGTTCAACCGCATCACGGCATGGCGGCTGAAAACGGGGGCGCACCCCCAAAGTATTTTGAAATGGGGCATTATCGTGCAGTTTGTGGCGAACCTGACGATGGTGCTGTTGGTCGTATCGATGGTGCTGCCGCCGATGTGGGCTTTGGTGCCATGCGTAATGTTTTCGGTAGGCACGCAAGGCTTGGTCGGCGCAAACACGCAGGCTTGCTTTATGGCTTATTTCAAGCAGGAAAGCGCCAGCGCAAATGGGGTATTGGGCGCGTTCCAATCCATCATCGGCGCAAGCGTAGGGCTGTTGGCAACGCGGCTGCACAATGGTTCTGTGTTGGTGATGGCGGGCATGATGCTGGCTTCGACGGTATGTGGGATTGTGTTGCTGTGGCTCTGCTCGCATCAGGCTTGGAAGGAAAACGATAAAAGCGAATATGTGTGA
- a CDS encoding basic amino acid ABC transporter substrate-binding protein encodes MNMKKWIAAALACSALALSACGGQSKDASSSAPKADKVYRVAANAEFAPFESLDSAGNVEGFDVDLMNAMAKAGGFKVEFKHQPWDSLFPALKNGDTDIVISGVTITDERKQSMDFTDPYFEITQVVLVPKGKKVASSDDLKNMAKVGVVTGQTGDFSVSKLLGNDNPKIARFESVPLVIKELENGGVDAVVSDSAVIANYVKNNPTKSMDFITLPDFTIENYGIAVRKGDEATVKMLNEALKKVRDSGEYDKIHAKYFAKEGDKAAAASQAASQPEAAK; translated from the coding sequence ATGAACATGAAAAAATGGATTGCAGCCGCCCTCGCCTGCTCCGCGCTGGCACTCTCCGCCTGCGGCGGCCAAAGCAAAGACGCTTCCTCGTCAGCCCCTAAAGCCGACAAAGTGTACCGCGTCGCCGCCAACGCCGAATTCGCCCCTTTCGAATCATTGGATTCCGCCGGCAACGTTGAAGGTTTCGACGTCGATTTGATGAACGCGATGGCTAAAGCCGGCGGATTCAAAGTCGAATTCAAACACCAGCCTTGGGACAGCCTCTTCCCTGCGCTCAAAAACGGCGATACGGATATCGTCATCTCCGGCGTCACCATTACCGACGAGCGCAAACAATCCATGGATTTCACCGACCCTTATTTTGAAATCACCCAAGTCGTCCTCGTTCCCAAAGGTAAAAAAGTCGCCTCTTCAGACGACCTCAAAAACATGGCGAAAGTCGGCGTCGTTACCGGACAAACCGGCGACTTCTCCGTTTCCAAACTCTTGGGCAACGACAATCCTAAAATCGCCCGCTTCGAGAGCGTTCCTTTGGTCATCAAAGAGCTGGAAAACGGCGGCGTGGATGCCGTAGTCAGCGACAGCGCGGTCATCGCCAACTATGTGAAAAACAACCCGACCAAAAGCATGGACTTCATCACCCTGCCTGATTTCACGATTGAAAACTACGGCATCGCCGTACGCAAAGGCGACGAAGCGACCGTCAAAATGCTGAACGAAGCGCTGAAAAAAGTACGCGACAGCGGCGAATACGACAAAATCCACGCCAAATACTTCGCCAAAGAAGGCGATAAAGCGGCAGCCGCCAGCCAAGCAGCCAGCCAACCTGAAGCAGCCAAATAA
- a CDS encoding NGO1151 family protein: MSSIEQRLEYLEEANDVLRMQNHVLATALKGLIRSLPSDMANEAVESIQLAFEDALAELNYEDSPHTDLFHDVTYAFFREKDH; the protein is encoded by the coding sequence ATGAGCAGCATCGAACAACGCCTCGAATATTTGGAAGAAGCCAACGACGTTTTGCGTATGCAGAACCACGTCCTCGCCACCGCCCTCAAAGGCCTGATCCGTTCGCTGCCGTCCGACATGGCAAACGAAGCCGTCGAGTCCATCCAGCTTGCCTTTGAAGACGCGCTCGCCGAATTGAACTACGAAGACAGCCCGCATACCGACCTCTTCCATGACGTAACCTACGCTTTTTTCCGCGAAAAAGACCACTGA
- a CDS encoding DUF3465 domain-containing protein translates to MPDEPSGIFLGVDFMNKNKWIWILIVAAVVVGYQKMQQGRQGRAADAVPTQTQPQIQAGKRQSEQSESKKSQPKQPKSEHQAGQGSAEQILQQAFENQQSDIQVKGEGAVLKTLPDDNQGTRHQRFILKLSSGQTLLVAHNIDLADKIKGLKKGDKVGFYGEYEWSEQGGVLHWTHHDPAGRHADGWLEHDGRVYQ, encoded by the coding sequence ATGCCCGATGAACCGTCGGGCATTTTTTTGGGCGTGGATTTTATGAACAAAAACAAATGGATTTGGATACTGATTGTTGCCGCCGTGGTAGTCGGTTATCAAAAAATGCAGCAGGGGCGGCAAGGTCGGGCAGCGGATGCCGTACCAACCCAAACGCAGCCCCAAATCCAAGCGGGAAAACGCCAATCCGAGCAGTCTGAATCCAAAAAGTCGCAACCCAAGCAGCCGAAGTCCGAACACCAAGCAGGGCAGGGCAGCGCGGAACAAATATTACAGCAAGCCTTTGAAAACCAACAAAGTGATATTCAAGTGAAAGGCGAAGGTGCCGTTCTCAAAACGCTGCCCGACGACAACCAAGGCACACGCCATCAGCGTTTTATCTTGAAGCTGTCGAGCGGGCAAACGCTTTTAGTGGCGCACAACATCGACCTCGCCGACAAAATCAAAGGCTTGAAAAAAGGCGATAAAGTCGGCTTCTACGGCGAATACGAATGGTCGGAACAGGGCGGCGTCCTCCATTGGACGCACCACGACCCCGCAGGCCGCCATGCCGACGGCTGGCTGGAACACGACGGGCGGGTTTATCAATAA
- the metZ gene encoding O-succinylhomoserine sulfhydrylase gives MSKKLHPQTLAIRGGKEQTEYREHNQALFLTSSFMWDNAQHAADLFSKKIKGFTYTRTANPTIAAFEKRIAALEGAERAVATSTGMSAIQAAFFTFLQAGDHVISSRSLFGTTVGFINNIVTKFGIEVSHVSPTDVDEWKAAVKANTKLLFLETPSNPLGEVADLEALAELAHSIGALLVVDNSLLSPVGSQPLKHGADISVSSATKAIDGHGRVMGGVLAGSEELMTQVAVYCNSCGLAMSPFNAWQLLSGVETLSLRMEKQFDNALKIAQWLQAQPQVQAVYYTGLPDHPQAELIRKQQNGGGIVIGFEVADTDAAWKIVDGVELFSRTANLGDVRSTITHPWTTTHGRMQPEEKLAANIRPGLVRLSVGLEYVDDLIDDLKQALAR, from the coding sequence ATGAGTAAAAAACTCCACCCGCAGACGCTCGCCATACGCGGCGGCAAAGAGCAAACCGAATACCGCGAACACAATCAGGCATTGTTCCTCACCAGCAGCTTCATGTGGGACAACGCCCAACACGCCGCCGATTTGTTTTCTAAAAAAATCAAAGGGTTCACTTATACCCGTACTGCCAACCCGACCATCGCCGCTTTTGAAAAACGCATCGCCGCTTTGGAAGGCGCAGAACGCGCGGTCGCCACTTCGACCGGTATGTCCGCGATTCAGGCGGCGTTTTTCACCTTCCTGCAGGCGGGCGATCATGTGATTTCCAGCCGCAGCCTGTTCGGCACGACTGTCGGCTTTATCAACAACATCGTCACCAAATTCGGCATCGAAGTGAGCCATGTGTCGCCGACCGATGTGGACGAATGGAAAGCCGCCGTCAAAGCCAACACCAAACTGCTGTTTTTGGAAACCCCGTCCAACCCCTTGGGCGAAGTGGCCGACTTGGAAGCCTTGGCAGAATTGGCGCACAGCATCGGCGCGCTTTTGGTGGTGGACAACAGTCTGCTGTCGCCCGTCGGCTCGCAGCCTTTGAAACACGGCGCCGATATTTCCGTTTCCTCCGCAACCAAAGCCATCGACGGACACGGGCGCGTGATGGGCGGCGTGTTGGCGGGTTCGGAAGAATTGATGACGCAGGTCGCCGTTTACTGCAACTCTTGCGGGCTGGCAATGTCGCCGTTTAACGCATGGCAGTTGTTGAGCGGCGTGGAAACCCTGTCGCTGCGTATGGAAAAACAGTTCGACAACGCCCTGAAAATCGCCCAATGGCTGCAAGCGCAGCCGCAGGTTCAAGCCGTTTACTACACCGGATTGCCCGACCATCCGCAGGCGGAGCTTATCCGCAAACAGCAAAACGGCGGCGGCATCGTCATCGGCTTTGAAGTCGCCGACACTGACGCCGCGTGGAAAATCGTGGACGGCGTCGAACTCTTCTCCCGTACCGCCAACCTCGGCGACGTGCGCTCGACCATTACCCACCCGTGGACAACCACGCACGGCAGGATGCAGCCCGAAGAAAAACTCGCCGCCAATATCCGCCCCGGACTGGTGCGCCTGTCCGTCGGTTTGGAATACGTCGATGATTTGATTGACGATTTGAAACAGGCGTTGGCGCGTTAA
- a CDS encoding DUF2788 domain-containing protein, with translation MSEAEFSDWAMKICLTGLVIFLGFIVWNLGKESKAGKFGIAILFLVLGLGVFGFIFKEVLIKFITLP, from the coding sequence ATGAGTGAAGCAGAATTTTCCGATTGGGCGATGAAAATCTGCCTGACCGGACTGGTTATTTTCTTGGGCTTTATCGTCTGGAACTTGGGCAAGGAATCCAAGGCGGGCAAATTCGGCATCGCGATTTTGTTCCTGGTATTGGGCTTGGGCGTGTTCGGCTTTATTTTCAAAGAAGTGCTGATTAAATTCATCACCCTGCCTTGA
- the pgi gene encoding glucose-6-phosphate isomerase — translation MKHLHDLPAWSKLWIHFDETKEQHMREMFDQDPQRAERYWLQVGGLTLDYSKNRINDETMALLFELAREAGVPERMQQMFRGEKINTTENRAVLHVALRNRTNSPIVVDGEDVMPKVNHVLQRMGEFAHEVRSGSWLGYTNQVITDIVNIGIGGSDLGPLMMCTALKPFGHPRLNMHFVSNVDGSQLRDVLSKVHPETTLFIIASKTFTTQETLTNALTARKWFLDHAGDEAAVAKHFVAVSTNQKAVAEFGIDTANMFEFWDWVGGRYSLWSAIGLPIMLYLGEENFIEMLNGAHLMDQHFINTPLERNMPVILALIGIWYINYYGGGSHVIAPYDQHLHRLPKFIQQLDMESNGKQVTLDGKAVGYETSPIIWGETGINGQHAFFQLLHQGTHITPIDLIASLEKRSNLRGHHEILLANVFAQAEAFMRGKTPDEVRAELKAQGMEAERIEELVPHKTFSGNRPTNLILMDKINPRNMGSLIAMYEHKTFVQGIIWGINSFDQWGVELGKQLAKTILAELTGETGVQKHDSSTTRLINLYLNTNK, via the coding sequence ATGAAACACCTTCACGACTTACCGGCTTGGTCAAAATTATGGATACATTTTGACGAAACCAAAGAACAACACATGCGCGAAATGTTCGATCAAGACCCGCAGCGTGCCGAACGCTACTGGCTGCAAGTCGGCGGACTGACGCTGGATTACTCCAAAAACCGCATCAACGACGAAACCATGGCACTGTTGTTCGAGCTTGCCCGTGAAGCCGGCGTACCCGAACGCATGCAGCAGATGTTCCGCGGCGAAAAAATCAACACCACCGAAAACCGCGCCGTCCTCCACGTCGCCCTGCGCAACCGCACCAACTCCCCCATCGTCGTTGACGGCGAAGACGTCATGCCCAAAGTCAACCACGTCCTCCAACGCATGGGCGAATTCGCACACGAAGTCCGCAGCGGCAGCTGGCTGGGCTATACCAACCAAGTCATCACCGACATCGTCAACATCGGCATCGGCGGCTCCGACCTCGGCCCGCTGATGATGTGTACCGCGCTCAAACCCTTCGGACACCCCCGCCTCAACATGCACTTCGTCTCCAACGTGGACGGCTCCCAACTGCGCGACGTATTGTCCAAAGTCCACCCCGAGACTACCCTCTTCATCATCGCCTCTAAAACCTTCACCACCCAAGAAACCCTCACCAACGCCCTGACCGCGCGCAAATGGTTCCTTGACCATGCAGGCGACGAAGCCGCCGTCGCCAAACACTTCGTCGCCGTCTCCACCAACCAAAAAGCCGTTGCCGAGTTCGGCATCGACACCGCCAACATGTTCGAATTTTGGGACTGGGTCGGCGGACGATACAGCCTATGGTCAGCCATCGGCCTGCCCATCATGCTCTATTTGGGCGAAGAAAACTTCATCGAAATGCTCAACGGCGCGCACCTGATGGACCAACACTTCATCAACACCCCGCTTGAGCGCAACATGCCCGTCATCCTCGCCCTCATCGGCATCTGGTACATCAACTACTACGGCGGTGGCAGCCACGTCATCGCCCCCTACGACCAACACCTCCACCGCCTGCCCAAATTCATCCAGCAGCTCGACATGGAGAGCAACGGCAAACAAGTTACCCTCGACGGCAAAGCAGTCGGCTACGAAACCTCCCCGATTATTTGGGGCGAAACCGGCATCAACGGTCAGCACGCCTTCTTCCAACTGCTGCACCAAGGCACCCACATCACCCCGATCGACCTCATCGCCTCGCTTGAGAAACGCAGCAACCTGCGCGGTCACCACGAAATCCTGCTCGCCAACGTCTTCGCCCAAGCCGAAGCCTTCATGCGCGGCAAAACCCCCGACGAAGTCCGCGCCGAACTCAAAGCCCAAGGCATGGAAGCAGAGCGCATTGAAGAGCTGGTTCCGCACAAAACCTTCTCAGGCAACCGCCCGACCAACCTCATCCTCATGGACAAAATCAACCCCCGCAACATGGGCAGCCTGATCGCCATGTACGAACACAAAACCTTCGTCCAAGGCATCATTTGGGGCATCAACAGCTTCGACCAATGGGGCGTCGAACTCGGCAAACAGCTCGCCAAAACCATCCTCGCCGAGCTGACCGGCGAAACCGGCGTACAAAAACACGACAGCTCCACTACCCGCCTGATCAATCTTTATTTGAACACCAACAAATAA
- the hexR gene encoding DNA-binding transcriptional regulator HexR: MLSKISESLSNLSGAERKVAECALAEPKWFVHAAVAEIAERASVSQPTVIRFCRSLGYKGLPEFKLALSASIGHEGMPYVHEELNADDDMSIVVEKVLGNAAASILGERRFLKESELENAIATLMHARRVEFYGVGNSGIVAQDAQHKFFRFGISTVAYVDTHTQLMAASVLSDQDVVVAISNTGSSIELLDAVSIAKENGASVIALTRNDSPLAQLADCVLSIATQENAELYTPMVSRLLQLAVIDILAIGLALRLGDAASLQLQKSKKSIHNKHIDYDKD; the protein is encoded by the coding sequence ATGTTAAGCAAAATCAGCGAATCACTGTCAAACCTGTCGGGCGCGGAACGCAAAGTCGCCGAATGCGCCTTGGCGGAACCCAAATGGTTTGTCCATGCCGCCGTCGCCGAAATCGCCGAGCGCGCATCCGTCAGCCAGCCGACCGTCATCCGTTTTTGCCGCAGCCTGGGCTACAAAGGACTGCCCGAGTTCAAACTCGCCCTGTCCGCCAGCATAGGCCACGAAGGTATGCCCTACGTCCATGAAGAGCTCAACGCCGACGACGACATGAGCATCGTTGTCGAAAAAGTATTGGGCAACGCCGCCGCCTCCATTTTGGGCGAACGCCGCTTCCTGAAAGAGTCTGAACTGGAAAACGCCATTGCCACCCTGATGCACGCGCGCCGTGTCGAGTTCTACGGCGTCGGCAACTCCGGCATCGTCGCCCAAGACGCGCAACACAAATTCTTCCGCTTCGGCATTTCCACCGTCGCCTACGTCGATACCCACACCCAACTGATGGCAGCCTCCGTCCTGTCCGACCAAGACGTCGTCGTCGCCATTTCCAACACCGGCTCGTCCATCGAGCTTTTAGACGCCGTCAGCATCGCCAAAGAAAACGGCGCATCCGTCATCGCCCTGACCCGCAACGACTCCCCGCTGGCACAGCTTGCCGACTGCGTATTGAGCATCGCCACACAGGAAAACGCCGAACTCTACACCCCCATGGTGTCCCGCCTGCTGCAACTCGCCGTCATCGACATCCTCGCCATCGGACTCGCCCTGCGCCTGGGCGATGCCGCCAGCCTGCAACTGCAAAAAAGCAAAAAAAGCATACACAACAAACACATCGATTACGACAAAGACTAA